The Cylindrospermum stagnale PCC 7417 genome segment AGATTTTTCTGTTTGCGTTACATAGGCAAAAGTTTCCCCAGCTATGCGAGACACTGCTGTTGTGGGAATTAAAGCTCCAGAACGCTGACTCCAAATCACTCTAGCCTTCACCAATTGATCAGCCCGCAACTCACCTTGAGAATTGTTATAGAGTGCTTTGAGCAATATTGATTGTGTACCATCGGCAACGTTAGGAGAAATGAAAGATACTTCACTCGTACCCAGCCTCTTACCTTGAGCGTTGATCACTTCAACCGGTAATCCCTTACGCAATTGGGGGCCCCGCTCCAGCGGTACAGAGATATTGACTTCTAAAGGTCTATTTTGAGTAACAGTAGCTAATTTTGTGGCATTATTCACGAAATCACCTACTTTGACCGGGATATCGGCGACTGTGCCACTAAAGGGAGCCGTAATTTTGTAGTACTGGAGCTGGACTTGTTGTTCCCTACTATTGGCATCCGCTTGCTGCAAGGATCTTTCTACCTGGGATATAGTAGCTTTCTGTGCTTGAATCTTGGCATCAATTGCACCGAGATTAGCCCTAGCTGTAGCCAGCCTGTTAGCATACTGATCCTTAGTTTGTCGAGATACAGCTCCTTGGTCAGCCAGGTCAGAATACCTTTTGTAGTCCTGCTGGTTCAATTGGACATCAGCAACGTTAGATAGCCGATCAGCTTGCAGAGATTTTAATGTAGCGCGGGCATTCTCTAGTTGCGCTACAGCCGCCTGACCAGCAGCATTGATCCCACTGACCGCTGCTTGTTGCTGTCTAGAGTCGATTTGGATAATTGCTGATCCTAATCCGACTGTATCTCCTGACCTAACAAATATTTGGCTGACTTGACCCTCAATTCTTGGCTTGAGTTCGACCGAACGCCGGGACTCTAGCTTGGCAATGAACTCTGAACTATCCTCAATTGTGCCTGTTTCCACTGTCGATAGTTTTACTCTGACTCCTGGCGGTTGAGCATTTACAGCGGCTGAATTACTAGGAGTGAGCAAACGCCAAGCTATACCTGCTCCCCCCCCGACTAATAGTAGTGCTGCTAACAATAACCAAAGCCACCGCCGTGATTGGGGAGGTGGCTCAAATAAGGGCTGTGGAAGATCGTTGCCAAAATCCGTGTGCGGTTCAGGGGATGTCATAGCTTACTAAGAACCTAATGAATAATTTTACTAAAACTCAATCGAGATTTTATCTGTTGATAATTAAATTACTAATTAAGTATGAGACATTAGAGCAAATTTTGTGTTAGCTAATATAAATATACTACTTTTATGGGTCTTGAAAATCTATCAAAAGGTGAATGATATTTAGCAAGCTGCCGAAAGTTTTCGCTGCTCCTTAAAGAAGTCGATAGACAAAACACCAGAACCGATGAGTTGCGCCTGGAAAATAGTAACCTTGAGACACTGAAAATATTGACCATGAAAGACTTATATCATTATTTCACAACTTAAATCTAACCGCCATATCAAGCCCATGTGACTGTTCTTTGTTCAGTGCCTAAAGCCAAAATTGCACGATTCAACAACGATTTAGTCCGGCTATAAAACCAAGTTTACAGATAAAAATATCCAAATTTATATTCATTTTTTGCTGAAAATGTTTTAATATTGCTACTTTCGAGAAATATGTATATATAGTATATAATATGACGTCCTCGAAGATTCGATACAGGGGAGACTTTGTCTTCAGTTGACCGATTTTCCTAAATTTTGAGGCAATGCTTCCAATGATCTGCCGGCATAGCGATTGCCTCAGACAGGAGCGCTCCCTCGACCTGCCTCCGGTGGGTACACCGTGCCATTACACACAGTACCCAGTCTCCAGAGATGGCATTTTACAGACAGGTTGATAGCATTTGTTCAAAGACTTTGGAAAGAGCAGTTTGAAAACGCTGTCGGTGCTTGAGCTTGAAAAAGGGTCGAAATATTTCTGCGTTCACTCCAGTTCCTTCTCTGTTATCAATAACTTGAATCGTTTGCAGAGTTCCCAGCCGTAGTTCTTTTTTGACCATCAACTCAGAAATTCCCGTTGCACCGACACCGCTTTCCACAGCTGCCTTTGCCATCTCTCCACTGTTGAACACTAAAATTACATTTAATTCGCCAAGATTGATGCCCCAATTTAGCAAGGCTTCCTCAAATCTTTGCTGT includes the following:
- a CDS encoding efflux RND transporter periplasmic adaptor subunit; the protein is MTSPEPHTDFGNDLPQPLFEPPPQSRRWLWLLLAALLLVGGGAGIAWRLLTPSNSAAVNAQPPGVRVKLSTVETGTIEDSSEFIAKLESRRSVELKPRIEGQVSQIFVRSGDTVGLGSAIIQIDSRQQQAAVSGINAAGQAAVAQLENARATLKSLQADRLSNVADVQLNQQDYKRYSDLADQGAVSRQTKDQYANRLATARANLGAIDAKIQAQKATISQVERSLQQADANSREQQVQLQYYKITAPFSGTVADIPVKVGDFVNNATKLATVTQNRPLEVNISVPLERGPQLRKGLPVEVINAQGKRLGTSEVSFISPNVADGTQSILLKALYNNSQGELRADQLVKARVIWSQRSGALIPTTAVSRIAGETFAYVTQTEKSPQGVSQLVARQKRVKLGGITGNNYQVIEGLQPDEKIIVSGLLNLRDGVPIVPE